GAACTTTTAATTTGATATATCCTCGACGTACTTATATATCAGAACGAATACCCAGCTTCACACTTCCGGCTCAATGGCGCGTCCAGCGTTGCTATTGGTTCTTTTCTGTATATCCCACAAAACCTTGCGACGGTAATTCCTTTTCCTTTTTCAGCCATACTCCGCTACGTACGGTATGTGAATTTATTCCACCCAACACAAAGTTTATCCATTTTAATCCTTATTATTAGCGCACGACACGGTACTCAAACGTGTCCAGCCTTAAAGTGCACGTTGTTATGTATTCAAAATGGCCAGTTTTGTTCATGTCATACTTggattagattaaaaaaaaagatgatgtTAGAATGCTTTACCCACGGTGGCAGTTTCTCGTAATTGCAGTGCACTCGGCTGCATatattgaaaatgttttaagagCAAGTCAGTTGTTTGAattataaaatcaaatttaaaattttgttgaATTTAAAAGTAATACTCTAAGTGATGTTTACCGTCTGTTTACGCTGACCGATTAGCTTGCTAGCGCCGTGTTCCACAAGCATGACACAAAGTCTGGTCATTAGCATTgacaatgcaaaaatgtatgctcttttattataataattgttataaatgcacacattatgtggtatttattttatttaaattgtgtatTGTCATCTTTTTAATTGTAACTGCGTTAAGGATGTAGTAATGGACCTGTCTGGCCTGTCTGCTCATTACTGTTACATTTGGTTTGCAATAGGAGTGAGCAATCATGGCTCCCAACCGGAATGGCATGATTTTGAACCCCCACTTTCATAAAGACTGGCAGAGGAGAGTGCGTACCTGGTTCAACCAGCCTGCCAGAAAGCTCCGCAGGTGAGATGTGATATGAAACGAACCTTTACAGCTTTGTGGAAAGAAACCATTTGAAGGATGCACCTCATTGGTCTGTTTCCACAGGCGCAAGGCCCGTCAGGTTAAGGCTCGTCGCATCGCTCCGAGACCTGTTTGTGGATCTCTCCGGCCAGCAGTCAGGTGTCCAACTGTCCGGTACAACACCAAGGTCCGTGCCGGACGTGGTTTCACTCTGGAGGAGTTGAaggtaaaatatatttgaattttTCAATAAACATCATGCATACTTGCTCTACGTGTGGTAATACGTGGAGATTTAATTTGAAAATCTTGCATTTCTCTTACGTGAATTTTTGTTTAGCCTAATGTAGTTTTATAGGCTCTAGCTGGTGACACTTCCTGGCATAGGGTTATGTTTATTTCAAACAGTCAGATGATGACAAATTCTCCGGAATCGCTGTATTTTCTTGATGATACTCCTTGAACCCCTTTTGCTGATGACTGTTTTTGCGTTGAACGTTTGTGATTTTACAGCAGCTCCAGGACTACATCGCTCATTATCACACTCAGAACCCTTGTATTGTACCTTAATCTGTCCATAGGCTGCGGGTctcaacaaaaattatgctcGCACCATCGGCATCGCCGTTGACCCCCGTCGCCGTAACAGATCCACAGAGTCTCTCCAGGCCAATGTACAGAGGCTGAAGGAGTACCGCTCCAAACTCATCATCTTCCCCAAGAAGGCTTCTGCACCCAAGAAGGGAGACAGCACTGTAAGTGCATCAATCTAGTTCACAATGCAACTCATTTTGATTGCAAGTTAGCACAGTTTATGGTTTACAGTGACATGCaagtttgcattttttttattgagctTCAAGTTTAATCCAAGCTTGACCTACAACTTGTTTGCAGTCAAATGATGAAAATTTCTCCGGAATCTCTGTACAACCTTGATGATTGCCATTGAACCCTTTTCCAGCTGATGACTGCATAGTATTAGCAATGATGTTTTTCACTTCTGCATATTTTGGTCTCGATGTAACGCCTATTATTTTGTTCTCTAGGAGGAGGAGCTCAAGATGGCAACACAGCTTATTGGACCTGTCATGCCCATCAGAAATGTATGTATATTGAAGATCTAGTTATTTGTTACAAAGGGGATCTTTTTTACTTTGCATGAATTTAAATCATTTCTTAACGGCGTTGCAACATGTTCTAATGGAGTGTACACGTTCTGTCCAGGTTCACAAGAGAGAGAAGGCCCACGTGATCTCGGAGGATGAGAAGAACTTCAAGGCCTTTGTCACCCTGCGTACGACCCGTGCCCATGCCCGTCTGTTTGGCATTCGTGCCAAGAGGGCAAAGGAGGCAGCAGAGCAGGATGTGGAAAAGAAGAAATAAGCAACATTTGTAAAGAACTTTCAAGAAATAAATGTGTGACAAAAAAGCTTTTGTTTTTGCAGTCGTTTTTTAGAGATCCTCTATCATGTGTGCAGTTTCTTCATCATTTTCAAAGATGATGCTCTGTTTGCTACTCTAATATCATTGTGATTATTAGTTAAGGTTGTAGAAAGATTCTTGTAATGGGTGCCTTTATCTTAATCTTGTTTTGTCTAAGCCTTCTCTAGTTGGGGCATTTGCAATCTTGTTTAAAAGCGGGGTGAATGCATAGTTAGTTGCTTTGGTGTTGAAAGTATAGCTGGGGGGaaattaaaagaccatttcagagttttcttttgtgtttctagatttgctatttataggtatgttttgaggtaaaattatcagttttttttaattatgttaacTACTAACAATGTTTTTCcgtaatttcaaataaaaatattttctatttgCATTAGTGTGCAGAAAATTTAAACTGGAGAAACGTgtcaaataacagaaaagatgctttatattctttcagacctcaaatactgcaaagaaaacaagttcatattcacttttacatgtttgtacatgtattcaGGAGAAAGTAAAAAGAATGATGTGATAACCTctgtttttatcacagttttcatgcgtcttgtcatgctatcagtcttttacattgctgttggatgacttcgattttaattaaattcaacagacactgggcTGGAACGGCCAccatacatctagaaatgctgagttgaaattaaaatttggaatggtctcatTTTTTGTCCTCGGCTGTTCCTAATGCTTGTCAATATTCCCCAGCAGATGGCGATATTtacttaaacatttttcatGCTTCGTTCTTATCTGAGTTCGTGACACCTGAAGTTTTAGTATTTTGATGATTTACTTTCTACATCTGAACTGTCTCCGGTAGTGGTACGTTTAATTTATCCTACCACACTTATTTTCTTGCATTTTTTGTAAAAGACTGGCTGTTAATTTGTAACAACTGCTTTTTCACACTTGTTATAGGGATTGTGATTGAGTATGAATTACAGATGATGTCATTGTCCAGTGTTTGGAATGGGCTGTGGGTGTGTTATGCAAACATTGCTTCTCTCCATATATCGATTTTTGTTTCACTTCTTCAACTTTCTGTTTGGACCTTTAAGGTagtttcatatactgtatatacactcacctaaaggattattaggaacacctgttcaatttctcattaatgcaattatctaatcaaccaatcacatggcagttgcttcaatgcatttaggggtgtggtcctggtcaagacaatctcctgaactccaaactgaatgtcagaatgggaaagaaaggtgatttaagcaattttgagcgtggcatggttgttggtgccagacgggccggtctgagtatttcacaatctgctcagttactgggattttcacgcacaaccatttctagggtttacaaagaatggtgtgaaaagggaaaaacatccagtatgcggcagtcctgtgggcgaaaatgccttgttgatgctagaggtcagaggagaatgggccgactgattcaagctgatagaagagcaactttgactgaaataaccactcgttacaaccgaggtatgcagcaaagcatttgtgaagccacaacacgcacaaccttgaggcagatgggctacaacagcagaagaccccaccgggtaccactcatctccactacaaataggaaaaagaggctacaatttgcacgagctcaccaaaattggacagttgaagactggaaaaatgttgcctggtctgatgagtctcgatttctgttgagacattcaaatggtagagtcagaatttggcgtaaacagaatgagaacatggatccatcatgccttgttaccactgtgcaggctggtggtggtggtgtaatggtgtgggggatgttttcttggcacactttaggccccttagtgccaattgggcatcgtttaaatgccacggcctacctgagcattgtttctgaccatgtccatccctttatgaccaccatgtacccatcctctaatggctacttccagcaggataatgcaccatgtcacaaagctcgaatcatttcaaattggtttcttgaacatgacaatgagttcactgtactagaatggcccccacagtcaccagatctcaacccgatagaacatctttgggatgtgatggaacgggagcttcgtgccctggatgtgcatcccacaaatctccatcaactgcaagatgctatcctatcaatatgggccaacatttctaaagaatgctttcagcaccttgttgaatcaatgccacgtagaattaaggcagttctgaaggcgaaagggggtcaaacaccgtattagtatggtgttcctaataatcctttaggtgagtgtatatctccTGTTTAACACACCTGACGCTTTTGCACCTGGATGTTTTAGTGACTTATTGCTAAGAAACCATTATAGTGAAATGGAGCAAGGATGATGAGGTCAGACTTCTGATTTCAGAAAATGACCTGTTGACACTTCAACCTGAAGTGGCCAAAATCAATTATCAGTGAAGTAAAGAAACCATTGTAATTGTCTGCAATCAATGAAGCAGAAGAGATCTTTTCCTAAAAACCTATACATggatcaatgcaccaaaaataTCTTGACCCAGGAGAGATGAGTAGGGAGATAATCATGCATAAGGTACGTAAAGAAGAGTGTGTCCTAGTTTTACCCTTGAATGTTTGAAACTGCTGTAGAATGGGTTAAGAGAGGTCACCTGCTAACACCTTGATATGTGGTTTTCATTCTTTAGCTtgatctaaaataaaaatgtgcatttaaacaaTTCTGCTCAGCTTTACCAAAGGAacgaattgaattgaatacaaCTTTCAAATGTTAATACACCTACATGCTCTTGCATACCTATTCAGATTTAGTTTTTTATGCAGTCAACATGTATTACGGTCATAAGCAGAAACATTAGACCTGCATGGACAACTCAGTTTGGGATTGGCCGAGAGAACACGTGATTAGAGATGATCACATCTGGCCGTGGAAGGGAGAGGAGGAATATAAATGTGCAGGGGCCACGTTTCCCTTAGGGTCATGTGGCATATTTTCTCCAGCATATTGCACTTTGTTATATAGCAATGTTACAAcaaccaagaaaatattttctctaTTAAAAGAATTAATTTATTGAGGGCTGACGTTTGGTTCAATGACAAAAGAGAAACCTAGTAAACTATCCTATTCACTGACACTTCATTGTTTGCAAGACGTTCACATGCGTTATGACCTGTTTACTTTAATTTATGGATAAAACTGATGGCATTCTAGTTGCATCTAATGCCAGGCCAAAATAAATATCTAAACGTTATAATTTGCCATGGGGGTAAATGTACAATGCTGAGCACGTGAGCAGATGCGTTTCTTCTGCCTGATTGTTATCTCTAGTGCCAGTCCTTCTAATCAGAatccttatttattttttgtggtgGAGTGGCTCTTGATCTTTCTGAACTGGAGATGCTGAATTGGCAGAGGTTGTTTATCAGCACAGCCTAGTGGCCACAACAAACCAAACTTCAACTTAATAATTGCAGAAATCGACAGTCGAATAGTTGTTTTTGTCTGTTGAGTTTTTCCTCAGCAAGCAATAACAAAACCGTTCTAGGTTTTATATCTCTGGAAATGTTATCCCAATGGGAACGGAATGAACGATGCCTGAATGTTTTCTAACACGTGTGGTGATGTGTTCCAGAATATTTCGCATTGATGGGAGTTTTACATTGGCATGCATGGGTTATATAAGACATGGACAactctctgtgttttttttttctgaaataggTTGTGGGTGGACTGAATAAGCTCTGGATATACAATAATGGCAATTGCTAGAGAATGAGTGTGGGTGTTTCACCTGTGAGTATATCTTCAAACAGCTAAGCCACTAATtgatgtactttttaaatgagacTTAATTCAATTGTGTTGCATCCTGTTTTGCTGTCTGTGTTTATGCCCACATGCATCGCTAGCATAAGGACATGACAGAATACTTCCTCCAATTAAACGAGTcctatttcttattttattaagcTCATATCTTAccttaaaatatctttctttgcatTCGTCTATAGAATCAAATGGCATTATGTTCTGTTATCTCAGCTGCCAAAGCATTAGGTGAATCAGATTTTATCTCAATCTTGTCTCTCTTTTGATGTGTGCCAAGTACAACATTTTTGCCTAAAAGCCTATGTGAAAGTATCATACTCAAATTTTGGTTTAATGGCGTCAAGTGGGAGAGGAAAGTTATAGCTAAAACATTTGTTATGCAAGGCTGTATCATTCTAATTCAGCTAAGAGCTTGTTGAGAAGAATAGTGTAACAGTGCTATTTTGTATCTTTTGCCATTTTTACCATGACAAATCATCAGACTTTACTATCACACCTGTTTCAATAACACAGCTTATACATTGCTACTGTACATACATTTCCTTAAGACAAAAGTGGTTTGTGTTATTCATTagcaaatgtgtaaaaaatgtgcagtcgtggcctaatggttagagagtcggactcgtgaccagaaggttgccggtttgattcctcagggtaacgactgaggtgcccttgagcaaggcaccttacccctacttgctccccgggcgctgcagtgatagctgcccactgctccgggtgtacgtgtggtcaccacttgctgtgcgtgtgttcactactctctggatgggttaaatgcagaggtcacatttcgggtatgggtcaccataactgactaataggtcactttcactttcacattTCCAAACCACAGCAACAAAACGGCTTTAAAAAGCCACAAcaccacattaaaatatttaaagttttgTCCTCAAGTTTTGAGCAAATTACGCATCAACCCAGTTATCAGAATTACCACCTCCTATTAAAACAGCATTGCTTGGGATTTTTGTCATACTAGCATTAATTCTGAAAGGACTAAATGTCtgtactttatttttatgtttttcattgaggaaatataaatgttatgatCCGTGATTTACTGGTTTAATCCTCAATAGTTGATCCACAATGTATTGTCATTTCTTCTTGTCATCTCATGTCATTTAGGAAAATGTGTTGTCACGCTTTGTCTTATCATGCAATGAATGAATTTCAGTGTAACTCTTTACCATAACGTCGACGCAATGGCAATGGTCCCATCAGCATCAGATCTGTGGACAGGTCTCTTCAGCATCAGATCTGTGGACAAGTCTCTTCAGCATCAGAGCTGTGGGCATGTCTCCTCAGCATCATATCTGTGGACAGGTCTCTACAGCATCAGCATCAGATCTGTGGACAAGTCTCTTCAGCATCAGAGCTGTGGGCATGTCTCCTCAGCATCATATCTGTGGACAGGTCTCTTCAGCATCAGCATCAGTGATGTGGAGAGGTCTCTTCAGCATCAGATCTGTGGACAGGTCTCTTCAGCATCAGATCTGTGGACAGGTCTCTTCAGCATCAGATCTGTGGACAGGTCTCTTCAGCATCAGATCTGTGGACAGGTCTCTTCAGCATCAGATCTGTGGACAGGTCTCTTCAGCATCAGCATCGGAGCTTTGGGCATGTCTCCTCAGCATCAGATCTGTGGGCAGGTCTCCTCAGCATCAGATCTGTGGGCAGGTCTCCTCAGCATCAGATCTGTGGGCAGGTCTCCTCAGCATCAGATTTGTGGGCAGGTCTCTTCAGCATCAGATCTGTGGGCAGGTCTCCTCAGCATCAGATCTGTGGGCAGGTCTCCTCAGCGTCAGAGTTGTGGGCAGGTCTCCTCAGCATCAGATCTGTGGGCAGGTCTCTTCAGCATCAGATCTGTGGGCAGGTCTCTTCAGCATCAGATCTGTGGGCAGGTCTCCT
This region of Triplophysa rosa linkage group LG1, Trosa_1v2, whole genome shotgun sequence genomic DNA includes:
- the rpl13 gene encoding 60S ribosomal protein L13, with amino-acid sequence MAPNRNGMILNPHFHKDWQRRVRTWFNQPARKLRRRKARQVKARRIAPRPVCGSLRPAVRCPTVRYNTKVRAGRGFTLEELKAAGLNKNYARTIGIAVDPRRRNRSTESLQANVQRLKEYRSKLIIFPKKASAPKKGDSTEEELKMATQLIGPVMPIRNVHKREKAHVISEDEKNFKAFVTLRTTRAHARLFGIRAKRAKEAAEQDVEKKK